In a genomic window of Telopea speciosissima isolate NSW1024214 ecotype Mountain lineage chromosome 5, Tspe_v1, whole genome shotgun sequence:
- the LOC122662668 gene encoding receptor protein-tyrosine kinase CEPR1-like, translating into MGFQSLIFLFMLVLLSQFNLSSQARDGNNQSHFFTLMKQSLSGKSLSRWALQAPFCNYAGVNCNDHGDVVSIDVSGWSLTGHFPPNICSYLPHLRVLRLGPNKFHGYFPSTIINCSVLEELNITGSSLTGSLPDFSPLSSLRVLDLSYNSFTGQFPISFTNLTNLEILNFNENGDFAPWQLPEEISQLTKLKSMILTTAMVHGKIPATIGNMTSLVDLELSGNFLVGQIPLEIGKLRNLQQLELYYNQLVGEIPYELGNLTQLIDLDMSVNQLSGRIPESLFKLPNLQVLQLYNNTLTGEIPSMIGNSTTLRILSLYDNHLTGTVPLNLGASSDLVGLDLSENSLSGELPPEVCKGGKLVYFLVLQNQFSGQLPETYQNCKSLLRFRVSLNSLQGSIPEGLLGLPHVSIIDLAFNKFEGPISRTIGNAKNLSELFIQQNRISGLIPPEISQAVNLVKIDLSKNLLSGPIPPEIGNLRKLNLLLMQGNRINSSIPASLSYLKSLNVLDLSNNQLTGVIPDSLCELLPNSIDFSNNHLSGPVPPSLIKGGLVESLSGNPGLCVSVYPNLSDTKFPACPQIYIRKKMNCIWEIGISIVVVTIGGILLLKRWCSRERVVMEQEDEMVSLSSFSHVQNFHKVSFDQREIIEALVDKNIVGNGGSGTVYRIQLNNGEAVAVKKLWSQKTKDLSTEDDQLVLDRGLKTEVETLGSIRHKNIVKLYCYFSSSDLNLLVYEYMPNGNLWDALHRGRILLDWPTRHRIALGIAQGLAYLHHDLMPPIIHRDIKSTNILLSADYQAKVADFGIAKVLQARGSKDSTTTVIAGTYGYLAPEYAYSPRATVKCDVYSFGVVLMELITGKKPVEPEFGENKNLIYWVSCKVETKEGAMEVLDKRLSGLFKDEMMQVLRIAIRCTCSGPALRPTMNEVVQSLIEADPCRLDSCKSSGKIKESSNANKIKNPSEF; encoded by the exons ATGGGTTTCCAATCTCTTATCTTCCTCTTCATGTTGGTACTTCTTTCTCAATTCAATCTCTCCTCCCAAGCCAGAGATGGTAATAATCAGtctcatttcttcactctcatgAAGCAATCACTCTCTGGTAAATCTTTGTCTCGTTGGGCCCTCCAAGCTCCTTTCTGCAACTATGCTGGAGTCAATTGCAATGATCATGGAGATGTTGTGTCTATTGATGTGTCTGGGTGGTCACTAACTGGTCATTTTCCTCCCAACATCTGCTCTTATCTTCCACATCTTCGTGTTCTCCGGCTTGGTCCAAACAAGTTCCATGGCTACTTTCCATCTACCATCATCAATTGCTCTGTTTTAGAAGAGCTTAATATTACTGGCTCATCTCTCACTGGATCACTACCAGATTTCTCACCTCTGTCTTCTCTCCGAGTTCTTGATCTTTCATACAACTCTTTCACTGGGCAATTCCCCATCTCTTTTACCAACCTCACCAATCTAGAAATTCTGAATTTCAACGAGAATGGCGATTTTGCCCCGTGGCAATTACCTGAGGAGATATCTCAGCTGACAAAGCTCAAATCAATGATCTTGACAACAGCTATGGTGCATGGAAAGATTCCAGCAACAATTGGGAATATGACTTCACTTGTTGACCTTGAATTGAGTGGTAATTTCCTTGTGGGTCAGATTCCTTTGGAGATTGGAAAGCTCAGGAACTTGCAGCAGCTCGAGCTCTACTATAATCAGCTCGTCGGCGAAATACCATATGAGCTTGGAAATCTTACACAGCTCATTGATTTAGACATGTCTGTCAATCAATTGAGTGGAAGGATTCCAGAGTCTCTCTTTAAGCTTCCGAATCTTCAAGTACTGCAACTATACAACAACACCCTCACCGGAGAAATTCCAAGCATGATTGGGAATTCCACCACATTGAGGATATTATCTCTCTATGATAATCACTTGACCGGGACAGTGCCCTTGAATCTTGGGGCTTCATCTGATTTAGTAGGTTTGGACTTGTCAGAGAACAGCTTATCAGGGGAGTTGCCACCAGAGGTTTGCAAGGGAGGTAAATTGGTGTACTTTCTTGTATTGCAAAATCAGTTTTCTGGTCAGTTGCCTGAGACTTATCAGAATTGTAAGTCTCTTCTTCGGTTTCGGGTTAGTTTAAACAGTCTGCAAGGATCAATTCCTGAGGGGCTTCTGGGTCTTCCTCATGTATCAATCATTGATTTAGCTTTCAATAAATTTGAAGGTCCAATTTCAAGAACAATTGGAAATGCTAAGAACTTATCAGAGCTGTTCATACAGCAGAACAGGATTTCAGGTCTCATACCACCAGAAATCTCTCAAGCTGTTAATCTGGTGAAGATTGATCTCAGCAAAAATCTCTTATCTGGACCTATTCCTCCTGAAATTGGAAACCTCAGGAAGCTGAACCTATTACTTATGCAAGGTAACAGGATAAATTCATCAATTCCTGCATCACTTTCTTACTTGAAATCTCTAAATGTTCTTGATCTCTCCAACAATCAACTGACAGGGGTTATCCCAGATAGCCTTTGTGAATTGCTTCCTAATTCCATCGATTTTTCGAACAATCACCTCTCAGGTCCAGTTCCTCCCTCACTGATCAAGGGAGGTTTAGTAGAAAGCCTTTCAGGCAATCCAGGTCTCTGTGTTTCTGTCTATCCTAATTTATCTGATACAAAGTTCCCTGCTTGTCCACAAATTTACATCAGAAAGAAGATGAATTGTATCTGGGAAATTGGGATTTCAATAGTAGTTGTAACCATTGGAGGTATCCTGCTTCTTAAACGTTGGTGTAGCAGAGAGAGAGTAGTGATGGAACAGGAAGATGAAATGGTGTCTTTGTCCTCCTTCTCACACGTCCAAAACTTCCATAAGGTCAGCTTCGACCAGCGTGAGATCATTGAGGCCCTGGTAGACAAGAACATTGTCGGAAATGGAGGATCTGGGACTGTTTATAGGATCCAGTTGAACAATGGAGAAGCTGTTGCAGTGAAGAAATTGTGGAGTCAAAAGACAAAGGACCTTTCAACAGAGGATGATCAATTGGTACTAGATAGAGGGCTAAAGACAGAGGTAGAGACACTGGGGAGCATCAGGCACAAGAACATTGTCAAGCTTTACTGTTACTTTTCCAGTTCAGATTTGAATCTTCTGGTTTATGAATACATGCCAAATGGGAACCTATGGGATGCACTTCACAGAGGAAGAATTCTACTGGACTGGCCAACCCGACATCGGATTGCACTTGGGATTGCACAAGGTTTAGCTTATCTTCACCATGATCTGATGCCGCCGATCATTCACAGAGACATCAAATCAACCAATATCCTTCTCAGTGCAGATTACCAGGCCAAAGTTGCAGATTTCGGGATAGCCAAGGTCTTGCAAGCAAGAGGTTCAAAGGATTCCACTACTACTGTTATTGCTGGAACTTATGGGTACCTAGCTCCAG AGTATGCGTACTCGCCAAGAGCCACAGTCAAGTGTGATGTCTATAGCTTTGGGGTAGTGCTCATGGAACTGATAACTGGGAAGAAGCCAGTGGAGCCAGAGTTTGGAGAGAACAAGAACCTCATCTACTGGGTCTCATGCAAGGTGGAGACCAAGGAAGGAGCAATGGAGGTCTTAGATAAGAGATTATCAGGTTTATTCAAGGATGAGATGATGCAAGTGCTCCGAATTGCCATTCGTTGTACCTGTAGCGGCCCTGCTCTTCGCCCAACCATGAATGAGGTTGTTCAGTCACTGATTGAAGCAGACCCTTGCAGGTTAGATTCTTGCAAGTCATCAGGAAAGATCAAAGAATCATCAAATGCCAACAAGATTAAGAACCCATCTGAGTTCTAA
- the LOC122661182 gene encoding tubulin alpha chain-like gives MRECISIHIGQAGIQVGNACWELYCLEHGIQPDGQMPSDKTVGGGDDAFNTFFSETGAGKHVPRAVFVDLEPTVIDEVRTGAYRQLFHPEQLISGKEDAANNFARGHYTIGKEIVDLCLDRIRKLADNCTGLQGFLVFNAVGGGTGSGLGSLLLERLSVDYGKKSKLGFTVYPSPQVSTSVVEPYNSVLSTHSLLEHTDVAVLLDNEAIYDICRRSLDIERPTYTNLNRLVSQVISSLTASLRFDGALNVDVTEFQTNLVPYPRIHFMLSSYAPVISAEKAYHEQLSVAEITNSAFEPSSMMAKCDPRHGKYMACCLMYRGDVVPKDVNAAVATIKTKRTIQFVDWCPTGFKCGINYQPPTVVPGGDLAKVQRAVCMISNSTSVAEVFSRIDHKFDLMYAKRAFVHWYVGEGMEEGEFSEAREDLAALEKDYEEVGAESAEGEDGDEGDEY, from the exons ATGAGAGAGTGCATCTCGATCCACATCGGTCAGGCCGGTATCCAGGTCGGCAATGCATGCTGGGAACTTTACTGCCTCGAGCATGGCATCCAG CCTGATGGCCAAATGCCGAGTGACAAAACAGttggtggaggagatgatgcctTCAACACATTTTTCAGCGAAACTGGTGCTGGGAAGCACGTCCCTCGCGCTGTGTTTGTAGATCTTGAGCCTACTGTCATTGATGAAGTGAGGACTGGAGCTTACCGCCAGCTCTTCCACCCAGAACAACTTATCAGTGGCAAGGAAGATGCTGCTAACAACTTTGCCCGTGGCCATTATACAATTGGGAAAGAAATCGTGGACCTCTGCTTGGATCGGATCCGTAAGCTCGCGGACAACTGTACTGGTCTTCAAGGTTTCCTGGTTTTTAACGCTGTTGGTGGAGGCACTGGATCTGGTCTGGGATCGCTTCTCTTGGAGCGTCTGTCTGTCGATTACGGAAAGAAGTCAAAGCTTGGCTTCACTGTTTACCCATCTCCTCAGGTCTCAACCTCTGTTGTTGAGCCCTACAACAGTGTCCTCTCGACCCACTCCCTTCTTGAGCACACTGATGTTGCCGTACTTCTCGACAACGAGGCCATTTATGATATTTGCAGGCGGTCCCTTGACATCGAACGACCGACTTACACCAACCTCAACCGTTTGGTGTCTCAGGTCATTTCTTCCTTGACTGCATCTCTGAGGTTCGATGGTGCCCTCAACGTGGATGTGACAGAGTTCCAGACTAACTTGGTCCCGTACCCCAGGATCCACTTCATGCTTTCCTCTTATGCACCTGTCATCTCGGCTGAGAAGGCTTACCATGAGCAGCTCTCAGTGGCGGAGATCACCAACAGTGCTTTTGAGCCTTCGTCTATGATGGCCAAATGTGACCCACGCCACGGCAAGTACATGGCTTGCTGTCTTATGTACCGAGGTGATGTTGTGCCCAAGGATGTGAATGCCGCGGTTGCCACTATCAAGACTAAGCGTACAATTCAGTTTGTGGACTGGTGCCCTACAGGGTTCAAATGTGGTATCAACTACCAGCCACCAACTGTTGTTCCAGGAGGTGACTTGGCCAAGGTTCAGAGGGCTGTTTGCATGATCTCCAACTCGACCAGTGTTGCAGAGGTGTTTTCACGAATTGACCATAAGTTTGATCTTATGTATGCCAAGCGTGCCTTTGTCCACTGGTATGTTGGTGAGGGAATGGAAGAGGGAGAATTTTCAGAAGCTCGTGAAGATCTTGCTGCCCTCGAGAAGGATTATGAGGAGGTTGGTGCTGAGTCTGCTGAGGGAGAAGATGGTGACGAGGGAGACGAGTACTGA